The genomic segment catggccggcagtaagtcagactcgttcccagtgagagttggactccatcagggctgccctttgtcaccgattctattcataatttttatggatagaatttctaggtgcagtcaggggatggagggtgtccggtttggtgacctcagggtcacatcgcctcttggacgcctccctcgggaggtgtcacgggcaagtccacctgggaggagaccccggggaagacccaggacacgctggcgtgactatatcgcccagctggcctgggagcgccttggaatccccctttgagagctagtggaagtggctgggtaaagggaggtctgggcctcattgcttaggatgctgcccccgcgacccgaaccccggagaagcggaagataatggatggatggatagatgtaTATTATAACTAgtcataaataaattaaagataTCTCCTAATTAGTATTTCTACTGGTGAAAATTCAATTAGGAATATgtggacctggatttttttttacaagtctAAATTAAAGAGTAGATATCTGGAATTGTATTTTTACTagtataaatgtaattatatataacGTAtagataaaacagaaagaaatgtcATCCTGGCAATATGACTAGTCAAAATAGCTTTATAGATATGTATACTTGATATTATGACTAGTAGAAATAGTGTAGTACATATCTGAAGTTGTAGTTTTTATTATGGAAACAGTATTACAAATCTCTCTAATTTGAGTTTTTATTGGGAAAAAAAGTTACAACTTGTATCACTGGTGTCATTTTAggctaaatattttatatttaaacaaacaattttCTGCTATTTCTGTagtatttattcattaatttattttattttcttggtTTATTTCTGACCATCACCAGCCTTAGAATACATTGTCTTGCTCAAACATTGTATTTGACTGTATTTCACCCTTCAGTTAGGCTGACAGAGGAGCCGTATCCTTTGGGCAACCGGAGGGACTCCTGTCAAGAATAATCAACAGGTCAATGACTGTCAACCCTTTTCCTGGAACGTAGCCACAGCTGAGTAACTTACAAACATGAACATCGATGACAAGCTTGAGGGAATCCTGATTAGATGTGGCACTGTGGGCCTACACCACTCAACAAGAGCCCTGGCACCCTCCGGGGTGGACAGAAGAGGAGGAGGCTTGGATATGTCTCTTGGAGAAAAGAGTTTGGCCAATCAGCCCCTTCTTGCAGaagatgatgaggaggaggaggaggaggaggaggaggaggatgacgTAGACCTGGCCAGAGGGACACTGACCTCACACGACCTCATCTCGCATGACGAACTAATGGTTCATGAGGAGACTGTGAAGAATGACGCAGAAGAAGACCCAGACTTCTCCCAGCGGCTCTCAAATAAGCTACCTTACACACTTCACATGCCTGTGAGTTCTCTGCATTATACTGTGTTATTCACGTGAGGTAGGCACGACTTGTGTTAGATGACACCAGACAGTTGTAACTTGGCATATattagattattttattatttcagtgATCTATCCCCTTTAGGACAGATTTTAGTCCAAAGCTTAGCTAAATATTTgtcttaacaaaaaaaatcatagaattCTATTCATATAATTTACAAATTCAGTGTATTTAAATTAATTCATATACTTGTCAAATTGTCAGGTGAATATTAAACAGGAAGTGAAGCTGTCAGACTCACTGATTCTCAGCAGTAAGGACAAGAAACCAGTCAAGGATCCTGTAGAATGcctgaaaaagaagaagagaaagcagCGATCCCCAGCAAAGGTAGCATGGCATAGGCTTCTCTagtcaaaatacatcatgtggactGTTACTGAAGCTTGTAAGGAAAATAAGAATACATTTTGATTGTTTTGACTACATTGCAGTATGGGATCTAATCTGAGAAGAACATCACTTCTTCAAGCATGACTCTTTTCAGAATTGTAGCATTAATCGTACAGAATTGACCAAATGTGAAATTGATTAAATTGTATTAAATAACATTATCACGCTATTAGATTCTCACCATTAATGAGGATGGGTCGCTGGGACATCAGAGTCCGAAGTCCCATATTTGTGAGCACTGCAATGCTGCTTTTCGAACAAATTACCATCTACAGAGACACGTCTTCATTCACACAGGTAACATAAACTCTTGCACACATATTAAGCGTGTTTAATAAGGATTGACTAggcatttgtgttttaaatgttgttttttcctctgctaattttgtttaaaaacacaatttcttCTACAGGAGAGAAACCTTTCCAGTGCAGTCAATGTGACATGCGTTTCATTCAGAAGTACCTGTTGCAGAGGCATGAGAAAATTCACACaggtaaaaagaaaacattctaaACTGTTAGATATGTCCACCTTGAGTTCAGACCAGGAAAGCTCTGGTCTGTTTGAATGTGTAAGTTTGGACAAACACATTTGAAATGCATATGAAATGCTTATTAGGTGGTAAGAGTGGGAGATGGCTTGTTTCTCTATCATTTTAACCAACTTTCATCTTCTGTAGGAGAAAAGCCTTTTCGCTGTGATGAATGTGGAATGAGATTCATTCAGAAGTATCATATGGAGCGACACAAGAGGACACACAGTGGGGAGAAGCCCTATCAGTGTGATTACTGCCACCAGGTTACAATAATGCCGTTTTAACATTTCTCGCAAGTCTGAAAGTTTCTCAGTCCTTTCATGTTGTGCAGCTCATTAGATCTTTTGAAACATCTAAAAATTACCACTCTTTAGATCAGAAATTAGTGTTgcctttttatgtatttttattatttttttaaaggaatgcATGCAATACTTATTATGTATACTGAATTTGCAGACTAGTGTAATGTCTTCCCTAGTGGGGGAAAAATGGTTTTGAATATCTTTAAATGTCTGTCTATAAATCTCAAGCTGTTTgggcatttattcattttatccaCAGTACTTCTCCAGAACCGATCGAGTCCTGAAGCATAGACGGATGTGCCATGAAAACAAGGAGAGAAAAGCCCATAAAGCAGCTGTCAAAGATGGACTTCTAAGCAACACAGAAACACTGGCATTCTCTTTCACTTCCAAGGAGTGCACCCTACCCAAGAAAAAACGTCAGAAATCCACTGATAAAAATCGCAGCTTGGCTGTAAACCCTGGTATGGCAGTAGTTGAGGGTGCTGGTAAGGAGaagacagaggaaaagacagaagagaagacagaagaTAGGCTTGCCAAGAATGAATGTCTTCCTCTGTACGCCGTGACCACCAAGGTGAAGGATGAGTATGTAGTGGCAGAATATTCAGTTGAGCTCCCGGATTCCTCTCCAGGAAACAGGCACCTTACAGGGGAGGTGTCTTCTGATGAGATCATCACTCCTCCGAAGTTGGTGCTGAAGAAGATTGCCAGTAAGAAAAGTGTGAAGCAGCAGCCTTTAGAACAGCCCCAGACTCTTTCTCCCTTGTCTTCATTTGAGGAGGGAAAAGTCACAAGATACACATTTGAGATTGTAGATAACAAGGGTCTATTGGATATAGAGCCAAGCTCTGACTTGGAGAGTGTTGATCCCCTCCATGGTGGGCCAGCAAAGCCAGCTGGGAGCAGCACAAACTATGATGATGCCATGCAGTTTCTCAAAAAGAAGCGTTACCTCCAGGCAACCACGACTAATAACAATCGGGACTATGCCCTTAATGTGAGTAGCATCTCTTCACAGTCCTCCATCACTCAGGCAGCCGTTGCTACCGTCATAGATGAGACTGTTCCTGCCACAATCCTCTCTGAGACTCAGACTCTGAACGTGGAGATCAAGACAAGTAATGAGAAGAACGTCTTCCCAGATGAAGTCCTACAGTCGCTCTTGGACCACTACTCCAGCAAGACCAATGGTCAATCAGAGATCAGCTTCAGCGTAGCAGACACAGAGGTGACCTCCAGCATCTCTATAAATTCATCTGATGTTTCTGAGAGCAGCCCTACTGAGAACTTGGGGACCAGCTCCCAACCACCCCCTGCAGAGAAAGCCAGTCTTCTTCAGGAGTATTCAAAATTTCTCCAGCAAGCATTGGAGCGAACCAGTCAAAATGACAGCTACCTGAACAACCAGAGTCTTACATTTGTAACTGATGGTGCCAGCCTCGCCGGGCAGCCGTTGTTTTCTACAGACAAACAATTCACTTCCTCAAGTCGATTTAGATCAGGCATGAACTCTCCTCTGAGATCAACCCTGGAGAAACCTCACTTTGGTCTTTTAGTAGACTCTCAACACTCTTACTCATTTTCAGGCGATGAAACTAACCCCTCTTCAGTGTCACCAACTGAGGACTTTCTGGAGCAGGTTTCGTCCCCCAAAAAGATAGACACTCAGGGCATCGGTCAAACATTTCAAATAGCCAGTTTTGACCAGAACTTCCGATCTCAGTTCCAGACATCCCGGTCTGGACTGTCATCGCAGTTTAATGGTGCCAATGGACAGGTCAGCCTAAGAAGTCATGGTGGAACAGACTTCCCAGAATTCCCACTTGTTAATGTTACTGAGACCAGAACTCAGATGACCTCATCTCCAGATGCTACAAGCAGCCAAACCTTTGGCTAAAGAAAGCTATTTaaaatttcagtcattttgaagCACTTTATACTCCTGGTCTCTGGTTTCTGCGAATATAGGCACCTCCTCtacgttatatatatatatacacacacacatacacacatacatacatacatacatacatacatacacacacacacacatacacacacaggggttggacaatgaaactgaaacacctgGTTTTAGACCACAATAATTTATTAGTATGGTGTAGTGCCTCCTTTTGCGGCCAATACAGCATCAATTCGTCTTGGGAATGACATACAAGTCCTGCACAGTGGTCAGAGGGATTTTAAGCCATTCTTCTTACAGGATAGTGGCCAGGTCACTACATGATGCTGGTGGAGGAAAACGTTTCCTGACTCGCTCCTCCAAAACACCCCAAAGTGGCTCAATAATAtttagatctggtgactgtgcagGCCATAGGAGATGT from the Pygocentrus nattereri isolate fPygNat1 chromosome 6, fPygNat1.pri, whole genome shotgun sequence genome contains:
- the znf148 gene encoding zinc finger protein 148, translated to MNIDDKLEGILIRCGTVGLHHSTRALAPSGVDRRGGGLDMSLGEKSLANQPLLAEDDEEEEEEEEEEDDVDLARGTLTSHDLISHDELMVHEETVKNDAEEDPDFSQRLSNKLPYTLHMPVNIKQEVKLSDSLILSSKDKKPVKDPVECLKKKKRKQRSPAKILTINEDGSLGHQSPKSHICEHCNAAFRTNYHLQRHVFIHTGEKPFQCSQCDMRFIQKYLLQRHEKIHTGEKPFRCDECGMRFIQKYHMERHKRTHSGEKPYQCDYCHQYFSRTDRVLKHRRMCHENKERKAHKAAVKDGLLSNTETLAFSFTSKECTLPKKKRQKSTDKNRSLAVNPGMAVVEGAGKEKTEEKTEEKTEDRLAKNECLPLYAVTTKVKDEYVVAEYSVELPDSSPGNRHLTGEVSSDEIITPPKLVLKKIASKKSVKQQPLEQPQTLSPLSSFEEGKVTRYTFEIVDNKGLLDIEPSSDLESVDPLHGGPAKPAGSSTNYDDAMQFLKKKRYLQATTTNNNRDYALNVSSISSQSSITQAAVATVIDETVPATILSETQTLNVEIKTSNEKNVFPDEVLQSLLDHYSSKTNGQSEISFSVADTEVTSSISINSSDVSESSPTENLGTSSQPPPAEKASLLQEYSKFLQQALERTSQNDSYLNNQSLTFVTDGASLAGQPLFSTDKQFTSSSRFRSGMNSPLRSTLEKPHFGLLVDSQHSYSFSGDETNPSSVSPTEDFLEQVSSPKKIDTQGIGQTFQIASFDQNFRSQFQTSRSGLSSQFNGANGQVSLRSHGGTDFPEFPLVNVTETRTQMTSSPDATSSQTFG